In Elephas maximus indicus isolate mEleMax1 chromosome 4, mEleMax1 primary haplotype, whole genome shotgun sequence, a genomic segment contains:
- the KCTD17 gene encoding BTB/POZ domain-containing protein KCTD17 isoform X4, producing the protein MDAGEAAPPAGAGGRAAGAWGKWVRLNVGGTVFLTTRQTLCREQKSFLSRLCQGEELQSDRDETGAYLIDRDPTYFGPILNFLRHGKLVLDKDMAEEGVLEEAEFYNIGPLIRIIKDRMEEKDYTVTQVPPKHVYRVLQCQEEELTQMVSTMSDGWRFEQLVNIGSSYNYGGEDQAEFLCVVSKELCSSPHGLSSESSRRTKSAEEQLEEQQQEEEVEEVEVAQVQVEADTQEKAQSSQDPANLFSLPPPPPPLPTGGSRLHPLRPEAELAMRASPWPLAHPQSRCPCDLPLLSLTPLARVLGENLDSLSGHRRATAHAPGGGPLSAHPPRL; encoded by the exons ATGGACGCCGGGGAGGCAGCGCCGCCGGCAGGGGCGGGCGGCCGCGCGGCGGGCGCCTGGGGCAAGTGGGTGCGGCTCAACGTGGGGGGCACGGTGTTCCTGACCACGCGGCAGACGCTGTGCCGGGAGCAGAAGTCCTTCCTCAGCCGCCTGTGCCAGGGCGAGGAGCTGCAGTCGGACCGG GATGAAACCGGGGCCTACCTCATTGACCGCGACCCCACCTACTTTGGCCCCATCCTGAACTTCCTCCGGCATGGCAAGCTGGTGCTGGACAAGGACATGGCGGAGGAGG GGGTCCTGGAAGAAGCTGAGTTCTACAACATTGGCCCCCTGATCCGTATCATCAAAGACCGGATGGAGGAGAAGGACTACACTGTCACACAG GTGCCACCCAAGCACGTGTACCGTGTGCTGCAGTGCCAGGAGGAGGAGCTCACGCAGATGGTCTCCACCATGTCTGACGGCTGGCGCTTCGAGCAG CTGGTAAACATCGGCTCCTCCTATAACTACGGCGGCgaggaccaggcagagttccTGTGTGTGGTGTCTAAGGAGCTCTGTAGCTCCCCACATGGGCTGAGCTCCGAGTCCAGCCGCAGAACCAAG AGCGcggaggagcagctggaggagcagcagcaggaggaggaggtggaggaggtggaggtggcacagGTGCAGGTGGAGGCAGATACGCAGGAGAAAG CCCAGTCATCTCAGGATCCCGCTaaccttttctccctcccaccaccGCCTCCTCCGCTTCCCACTGGAG GTTCCCGTCTGCACCCTCTCAGACCTGAGGCTGAGCTTGCCATGAGGGCTTCTCCTTGGCCCCTCGCCCACCCCCAGAGCCGCTGTCCCTG TGACCTGCCTCTCCTGTCCCTGACCCCTCTGGCCAGAGTCTTGGGAGAGAACCTGGATTCTCTAAGCGGCCACAGGAGAGCCACTGCTCACGCCCCAGGTGGGGGTCCCCTTTCTGCCCACCCCCCTCGGCTCTGA
- the KCTD17 gene encoding BTB/POZ domain-containing protein KCTD17 isoform X3, which produces MDAGEAAPPAGAGGRAAGAWGKWVRLNVGGTVFLTTRQTLCREQKSFLSRLCQGEELQSDRDETGAYLIDRDPTYFGPILNFLRHGKLVLDKDMAEEGVLEEAEFYNIGPLIRIIKDRMEEKDYTVTQVPPKHVYRVLQCQEEELTQMVSTMSDGWRFEQLVNIGSSYNYGGEDQAEFLCVVSKELCSSPHGLSSESSRRTKSAEEQLEEQQQEEEVEEVEVAQVQVEADTQEKAQSSQDPANLFSLPPPPPPLPTGGSRLHPLRPEAELAMRASPWPLAHPQSRCPWFVVWRSWREGGSEEGAHLWLLGLMPSFLRLFSPTHVSQPVLALGGKL; this is translated from the exons ATGGACGCCGGGGAGGCAGCGCCGCCGGCAGGGGCGGGCGGCCGCGCGGCGGGCGCCTGGGGCAAGTGGGTGCGGCTCAACGTGGGGGGCACGGTGTTCCTGACCACGCGGCAGACGCTGTGCCGGGAGCAGAAGTCCTTCCTCAGCCGCCTGTGCCAGGGCGAGGAGCTGCAGTCGGACCGG GATGAAACCGGGGCCTACCTCATTGACCGCGACCCCACCTACTTTGGCCCCATCCTGAACTTCCTCCGGCATGGCAAGCTGGTGCTGGACAAGGACATGGCGGAGGAGG GGGTCCTGGAAGAAGCTGAGTTCTACAACATTGGCCCCCTGATCCGTATCATCAAAGACCGGATGGAGGAGAAGGACTACACTGTCACACAG GTGCCACCCAAGCACGTGTACCGTGTGCTGCAGTGCCAGGAGGAGGAGCTCACGCAGATGGTCTCCACCATGTCTGACGGCTGGCGCTTCGAGCAG CTGGTAAACATCGGCTCCTCCTATAACTACGGCGGCgaggaccaggcagagttccTGTGTGTGGTGTCTAAGGAGCTCTGTAGCTCCCCACATGGGCTGAGCTCCGAGTCCAGCCGCAGAACCAAG AGCGcggaggagcagctggaggagcagcagcaggaggaggaggtggaggaggtggaggtggcacagGTGCAGGTGGAGGCAGATACGCAGGAGAAAG CCCAGTCATCTCAGGATCCCGCTaaccttttctccctcccaccaccGCCTCCTCCGCTTCCCACTGGAG GTTCCCGTCTGCACCCTCTCAGACCTGAGGCTGAGCTTGCCATGAGGGCTTCTCCTTGGCCCCTCGCCCACCCCCAGAGCCGCTGTCCCTGGTTTGTAGTCTGGCGGAGCTGGAGGGAGGGCGGAAGCGAGGAGGGGGCTCATCTCTGGCTCCTTGGACTTATGCCGAGCTTTCTGCGGCTTTTCTCCCCCACCCACGTTTCTCAGCCTGTCTTGGCCTTGGGTGGGAAGCTCTGA
- the KCTD17 gene encoding BTB/POZ domain-containing protein KCTD17 isoform X1, translated as MDAGEAAPPAGAGGRAAGAWGKWVRLNVGGTVFLTTRQTLCREQKSFLSRLCQGEELQSDRDETGAYLIDRDPTYFGPILNFLRHGKLVLDKDMAEEGVLEEAEFYNIGPLIRIIKDRMEEKDYTVTQVPPKHVYRVLQCQEEELTQMVSTMSDGWRFEQLVNIGSSYNYGGEDQAEFLCVVSKELCSSPHGLSSESSRRTKSAEEQLEEQQQEEEVEEVEVAQVQVEADTQEKGSRLHPLRPEAELAMRASPWPLAHPQSRCPCDLPLLSLTPLARVLGENLDSLSGHRRATAHAPAVTSQRYPDVRPQITSRDLGFRSEILYFCTMGWARGLRRRKGTPSCHFCLHLWGSTGPSQALWWALGPLGRAACLWPKCGAVQQCLPSPSVPSPGAPCCMADALSPGPVTASP; from the exons ATGGACGCCGGGGAGGCAGCGCCGCCGGCAGGGGCGGGCGGCCGCGCGGCGGGCGCCTGGGGCAAGTGGGTGCGGCTCAACGTGGGGGGCACGGTGTTCCTGACCACGCGGCAGACGCTGTGCCGGGAGCAGAAGTCCTTCCTCAGCCGCCTGTGCCAGGGCGAGGAGCTGCAGTCGGACCGG GATGAAACCGGGGCCTACCTCATTGACCGCGACCCCACCTACTTTGGCCCCATCCTGAACTTCCTCCGGCATGGCAAGCTGGTGCTGGACAAGGACATGGCGGAGGAGG GGGTCCTGGAAGAAGCTGAGTTCTACAACATTGGCCCCCTGATCCGTATCATCAAAGACCGGATGGAGGAGAAGGACTACACTGTCACACAG GTGCCACCCAAGCACGTGTACCGTGTGCTGCAGTGCCAGGAGGAGGAGCTCACGCAGATGGTCTCCACCATGTCTGACGGCTGGCGCTTCGAGCAG CTGGTAAACATCGGCTCCTCCTATAACTACGGCGGCgaggaccaggcagagttccTGTGTGTGGTGTCTAAGGAGCTCTGTAGCTCCCCACATGGGCTGAGCTCCGAGTCCAGCCGCAGAACCAAG AGCGcggaggagcagctggaggagcagcagcaggaggaggaggtggaggaggtggaggtggcacagGTGCAGGTGGAGGCAGATACGCAGGAGAAAG GTTCCCGTCTGCACCCTCTCAGACCTGAGGCTGAGCTTGCCATGAGGGCTTCTCCTTGGCCCCTCGCCCACCCCCAGAGCCGCTGTCCCTG TGACCTGCCTCTCCTGTCCCTGACCCCTCTGGCCAGAGTCTTGGGAGAGAACCTGGATTCTCTAAGCGGCCACAGGAGAGCCACTGCTCACGCCCCAG CTGTTACAAGCCAGAGGTACCCGGATGTGAGGCCTCAGATCACCTCCAGGGACTTGGGGTTCCGATCTGAAATCCTTTATTTTTGTACCATGGGGTGGGCCCGAGGCCTGAGGCGGAGGAAGGGCACTCCCTCTTGCCACTTCTGTCTGCACCTGTGGGGGTCCACTGGGCCCTCTCAAGCCCTGTGGTGGGCCCTGGGACCCCTGGGCAGAGCCGCCTGCCTGTGGCCAAAGTGTGGTGCCGTCCAGCAGTGTCTCCCCAGCCCCTCTGTCCCCTCCCCCGGGGCTCCCTGCTGCATGGCAGATGCGCTCTCTCCTGGCCCAGTCACGGCATCTCCTTGA
- the KCTD17 gene encoding BTB/POZ domain-containing protein KCTD17 isoform X2, whose protein sequence is MDAGEAAPPAGAGGRAAGAWGKWVRLNVGGTVFLTTRQTLCREQKSFLSRLCQGEELQSDRDETGAYLIDRDPTYFGPILNFLRHGKLVLDKDMAEEGVLEEAEFYNIGPLIRIIKDRMEEKDYTVTQVPPKHVYRVLQCQEEELTQMVSTMSDGWRFEQLVNIGSSYNYGGEDQAEFLCVVSKELCSSPHGLSSESSRRTKSAEEQLEEQQQEEEVEEVEVAQVQVEADTQEKAQSSQDPANLFSLPPPPPPLPTGGPASSSPTSSSSWISSAPCLFPLCSCPGFLSACSRLHPGAALVSASRTLHPGSLAPHTRSFCLPPPVPLLAPTGSWPGEEGHSCTSSGPANPAGHP, encoded by the exons ATGGACGCCGGGGAGGCAGCGCCGCCGGCAGGGGCGGGCGGCCGCGCGGCGGGCGCCTGGGGCAAGTGGGTGCGGCTCAACGTGGGGGGCACGGTGTTCCTGACCACGCGGCAGACGCTGTGCCGGGAGCAGAAGTCCTTCCTCAGCCGCCTGTGCCAGGGCGAGGAGCTGCAGTCGGACCGG GATGAAACCGGGGCCTACCTCATTGACCGCGACCCCACCTACTTTGGCCCCATCCTGAACTTCCTCCGGCATGGCAAGCTGGTGCTGGACAAGGACATGGCGGAGGAGG GGGTCCTGGAAGAAGCTGAGTTCTACAACATTGGCCCCCTGATCCGTATCATCAAAGACCGGATGGAGGAGAAGGACTACACTGTCACACAG GTGCCACCCAAGCACGTGTACCGTGTGCTGCAGTGCCAGGAGGAGGAGCTCACGCAGATGGTCTCCACCATGTCTGACGGCTGGCGCTTCGAGCAG CTGGTAAACATCGGCTCCTCCTATAACTACGGCGGCgaggaccaggcagagttccTGTGTGTGGTGTCTAAGGAGCTCTGTAGCTCCCCACATGGGCTGAGCTCCGAGTCCAGCCGCAGAACCAAG AGCGcggaggagcagctggaggagcagcagcaggaggaggaggtggaggaggtggaggtggcacagGTGCAGGTGGAGGCAGATACGCAGGAGAAAG CCCAGTCATCTCAGGATCCCGCTaaccttttctccctcccaccaccGCCTCCTCCGCTTCCCACTGGAGGTCCTGCCTCATCTTCACccacctcttcttcctcctggaTCTCATCTGCTCCCTGCCTCTTCCCTCTCTGCTCCTGTCCCGGTTTTCTCTCTGCCTGCTCACGCCTCCATCCTGGGGCTGCCCTGGTCTCAGCCTCCCGCACCCTCCACCCAGGCTCCCTGGCCCCACACACCAGATCTTTCTGCCTGCCGCCTCCTGTGCCCCTTCTGGCACCTACTGGCTCCTGGCCTGGGGAGGAGGGGCATAGCTGCACCTCCTCGGGGCCTGCCAACCCCGCTGGGCACCCCTGA